A single genomic interval of Streptomyces showdoensis harbors:
- a CDS encoding WXG100 family type VII secretion target, translating into MSKDLNVTSAEQVKLAGRIQDFHDELQARITSLNGVVDRIQAGWQGAASKEYDRVQNDLNQRLRNMRVELVKLEEVMRMSADGFTQEEEDRIRSFRKMDDTTGGQSAILGMA; encoded by the coding sequence ATGTCGAAAGACCTGAACGTAACCAGTGCCGAACAAGTCAAGCTCGCCGGCCGGATCCAGGACTTCCACGACGAGCTCCAGGCCCGCATCACCTCCCTCAACGGCGTGGTGGACCGCATCCAGGCGGGCTGGCAGGGCGCTGCGAGCAAGGAGTACGACCGGGTTCAGAACGACCTGAACCAGCGTCTGCGCAACATGCGCGTCGAGCTCGTGAAGCTCGAAGAGGTCATGCGCATGAGCGCCGACGGCTTCACGCAGGAGGAGGAGGACCGCATCCGGTCCTTCCGCAAGATGGACGACACCACGGGTGGCCAGAGCGCCATCCTCGGCATGGCCTGA
- the mycP gene encoding type VII secretion-associated serine protease mycosin, with protein MTRYRAAALLAATTLTGLLAVPPAAYAEGIQRPAGLDGSGECTFPMKKQIEGIPWALQRVLLDELWQDTKGEGVRVAVIDTGVDDVNPQLKRAVDAKAGKDYLKPDKENPGPGDATRGKTDGTVDEVGHGTKVAGIIAARPAKGTGFVGLAPEAMIIPIRQNDEKNSGKSDTMAEAIDYARTKGAHVINISQDTAQPLGPDSAMAKAVARAVAADIVVVASAGNDGIDGKSKNTYPAAFPGVLAVGSSDRNNERAAFSQSGPFVGVAAPGVDIVSTVPGGGQCVDNGTSFSAPYVAGVAALLRAKHKDWSAAQIITRIEQTAVRSINGHDIHVGWGVIDPVRALADTAGDPAPLSSPTPDPGPPKPAAPEPARMAMSETPQERSERLATYALGIGAVLVAVVAGAAAVIRDSRRRRPAR; from the coding sequence ATGACGAGGTACCGTGCGGCGGCCCTGCTCGCCGCGACGACCCTCACCGGCCTGCTCGCGGTGCCGCCCGCCGCGTACGCGGAGGGCATCCAGCGGCCGGCCGGTCTGGACGGCAGCGGCGAGTGCACCTTCCCCATGAAGAAGCAGATCGAGGGCATCCCCTGGGCGCTCCAGCGGGTGCTGCTCGACGAGCTGTGGCAGGACACCAAGGGCGAGGGCGTCCGGGTCGCCGTCATCGACACCGGCGTGGACGACGTCAACCCGCAGCTGAAGCGCGCGGTGGACGCCAAGGCGGGCAAGGACTACCTGAAGCCCGACAAGGAGAACCCGGGCCCGGGCGACGCCACCCGGGGCAAGACCGACGGCACCGTGGACGAGGTCGGCCACGGCACCAAGGTCGCCGGGATCATCGCCGCCCGCCCCGCCAAGGGCACCGGCTTCGTCGGCCTGGCCCCCGAGGCCATGATCATCCCGATCCGGCAGAACGACGAGAAGAACAGCGGCAAGTCCGACACGATGGCCGAGGCGATCGACTACGCGCGCACCAAGGGCGCGCACGTCATCAACATCTCCCAGGACACCGCCCAGCCCCTCGGACCGGACTCCGCCATGGCCAAGGCCGTGGCCCGGGCCGTCGCGGCGGACATCGTGGTCGTCGCCTCCGCGGGCAACGACGGCATCGACGGCAAATCCAAGAACACCTACCCCGCGGCCTTCCCGGGGGTGCTCGCCGTCGGCTCCTCGGACCGCAACAACGAACGCGCCGCGTTCTCCCAGTCGGGCCCCTTCGTGGGCGTCGCCGCCCCCGGCGTCGACATCGTCTCCACCGTCCCGGGCGGCGGCCAGTGCGTCGACAACGGGACCAGTTTCTCCGCCCCGTACGTCGCCGGCGTCGCCGCCCTGCTGCGCGCCAAGCACAAGGACTGGAGCGCCGCGCAGATCATCACCAGGATCGAGCAGACCGCGGTCCGGTCGATCAACGGCCATGACATACACGTGGGTTGGGGCGTCATCGACCCGGTACGGGCGCTCGCCGACACGGCCGGCGACCCCGCCCCCCTGAGCAGCCCCACCCCGGACCCGGGCCCGCCGAAGCCGGCGGCTCCCGAACCGGCCCGCATGGCGATGTCGGAGACGCCCCAGGAGCGCTCCGAACGGCTCGCCACCTATGCGTTGGGAATCGGCGCCGTGCTGGTGGCGGTGGTCGCCGGAGCGGCCGCCGTGATCCGCGACAGCCGGCGCCGGAGACCGGCCCGGTGA
- the eccB gene encoding type VII secretion protein EccB, with the protein MASRRDELNAYTFAKKRTVAAFLQPSPSGTEEGAPRPLRAVVPGLIIGALVLAGFGAWGMFKPTAPKGWDKPGTKVIVGKQSTTRYVVLTTGTGKDRKTLLHPVLNLASARLLLNPDDFQVIQVDDKELDKGKPPRGPILGIPYAPDRLPGAEDAGTAKRWAVCEQPGGGNGDGVQKATFLFAKRDLGRTDDKGRLGPGQVLYVKGQKESAQYLVDHTGTKYRVNEKALNLTTVLFGVNRQPQQVTDDWLATLKTGTPVDYPEIPGTIGADAGVNGGLTQAQDKVGMVLLAQTGSGPQHYLVLQGRVQPVTAFTAWLLTNSPQTKDLGMKGSPSGVSLGQLSPDATPFAADRRWPERKSEQANSVGGAGARDTVCSVLQSVGPKGETTLSTWAGTKYPADITAGGTSTYVTPGTGLLYTQVQGRQTAAEGSLFLVTDTGLRYAVQANGDSDKGRSEIGAGDQRQTDGRPEPSDAQKRLGYEKVTPVPVPMEWSEFLSKGPRLDTNSARQPQGS; encoded by the coding sequence ATGGCATCACGGCGGGACGAGCTCAACGCGTACACCTTTGCGAAGAAGCGCACGGTCGCGGCATTCCTCCAACCCTCTCCGTCGGGTACGGAGGAGGGGGCGCCCAGGCCGCTGCGGGCGGTCGTCCCCGGCCTGATCATCGGCGCGCTGGTGCTCGCCGGGTTCGGGGCCTGGGGCATGTTCAAGCCCACGGCCCCCAAGGGCTGGGACAAGCCCGGCACCAAGGTGATCGTCGGCAAGCAGTCGACCACCCGCTACGTGGTGCTCACCACCGGCACGGGCAAGGACCGGAAGACCCTGCTGCACCCGGTGCTCAACCTGGCCTCCGCCCGGCTGCTGCTCAACCCCGACGACTTCCAGGTCATCCAGGTCGACGACAAGGAGCTCGACAAGGGCAAGCCGCCGCGCGGCCCGATCCTCGGCATCCCGTACGCTCCCGACCGGCTCCCCGGCGCCGAGGACGCGGGCACCGCCAAGCGCTGGGCGGTGTGCGAGCAGCCCGGCGGCGGCAACGGCGACGGCGTGCAGAAGGCCACCTTCCTCTTCGCCAAGCGCGACCTCGGCCGCACGGACGACAAGGGCAGGCTGGGCCCCGGCCAGGTCCTGTACGTGAAGGGGCAGAAGGAGAGCGCCCAGTACCTCGTCGACCACACGGGCACCAAGTACCGGGTCAACGAGAAGGCGCTCAACCTCACCACCGTCCTCTTCGGCGTCAACCGGCAGCCGCAGCAGGTGACCGACGACTGGCTGGCCACCCTGAAGACCGGCACCCCCGTCGACTATCCCGAGATCCCCGGCACCATCGGTGCCGACGCCGGCGTCAACGGCGGCCTCACCCAGGCCCAGGACAAGGTCGGCATGGTGCTGCTCGCGCAGACCGGCTCCGGCCCGCAGCACTACCTGGTGCTCCAGGGCAGGGTGCAGCCGGTCACCGCCTTCACCGCCTGGCTGCTCACCAACTCCCCGCAGACCAAGGACCTGGGCATGAAGGGCTCGCCCAGCGGCGTCAGCCTGGGCCAGCTCAGCCCCGACGCCACCCCGTTCGCCGCCGACCGCCGCTGGCCCGAGCGGAAGTCCGAGCAGGCCAACTCCGTCGGCGGCGCGGGCGCCCGCGACACCGTCTGCTCGGTCCTGCAGAGCGTCGGCCCCAAGGGCGAGACGACCCTGTCGACCTGGGCGGGCACCAAGTACCCCGCCGACATCACCGCCGGCGGCACCAGCACGTACGTCACCCCCGGCACCGGACTGCTCTACACCCAGGTCCAGGGCCGGCAGACCGCGGCCGAAGGCTCGCTCTTCCTCGTCACCGACACCGGTCTGCGCTACGCCGTGCAGGCCAACGGGGACAGCGACAAGGGCCGTTCCGAGATCGGAGCGGGGGATCAGCGGCAGACCGACGGGCGCCCGGAACCCTCCGACGCGCAGAAGCGTCTCGGCTACGAGAAGGTCACTCCGGTGCCCGTCCCGATGGAGTGGTCGGAGTTCCTGTCCAAGGGCCCGCGCCTCGACACCAACAGCGCGCGCCAGCCGCAGGGTTCGTGA
- the eccE gene encoding type VII secretion protein EccE — protein MASATRTRPTAATSSSAPPVSPSPGPGSPVPSSVAPRLQARPGHFGSFRLQQLVLIEVAAALLLVAAVVDKLMLVPAGVVAALLVLLAVVRRHRRSLPEWLSTFFALRARTRRAGSLTVPEGTEPGLAPVVECDPALRTYAYSDRDRRPVGMIGDGTFLTAVVRVESEATALRPDRSAWPLPVGLVREVLSVDGIRLESAQIVQHTQPAPAPHLPAQSMATRNYAPLQAQTGSPALRITWIALKLDPELCPEAVEARGGGLEGAQKCVVRAADQLASRLAGAGFRATVLTEQELTAALATSTCASPMAIAQAGRGQAQARRTQETARTWRVDDRRHTTYWVGRWPQLGGAGGAGASMPQLVALLTSLPALATTFSLTLSGGDRQEVTVTGHVRITGRSDEELVAARHELERAARGVKTGLVRLDREQVPGMLATLPLGGAR, from the coding sequence ATGGCTTCCGCGACGCGGACGCGGCCCACTGCCGCCACGTCTTCTTCCGCGCCCCCCGTCTCCCCTTCTCCGGGGCCCGGTTCGCCCGTTCCGTCCTCGGTGGCGCCGCGACTCCAGGCGCGCCCCGGGCACTTCGGTTCGTTCCGATTGCAACAGCTCGTGCTGATCGAGGTCGCGGCGGCGCTGCTGCTCGTGGCCGCGGTCGTCGACAAGCTGATGCTGGTCCCCGCGGGAGTGGTCGCGGCGCTGCTCGTGCTGCTGGCGGTGGTGCGCCGGCACCGGCGTTCGCTGCCGGAGTGGCTGTCCACCTTCTTCGCGCTGCGGGCACGGACCCGCCGGGCCGGTTCGCTGACCGTCCCGGAGGGCACCGAGCCGGGGCTCGCCCCGGTCGTCGAGTGCGACCCGGCGCTGCGGACCTACGCGTACAGCGACCGCGACCGGCGTCCGGTCGGGATGATCGGCGACGGCACCTTCCTCACCGCGGTGGTGCGGGTCGAGTCCGAGGCCACGGCGCTGCGCCCGGACCGCTCGGCATGGCCGCTTCCGGTCGGGCTCGTCCGTGAGGTGCTGTCGGTGGACGGCATCCGGCTGGAGTCCGCGCAGATCGTGCAGCACACCCAGCCGGCGCCCGCGCCGCACCTGCCGGCGCAGTCGATGGCCACCCGCAACTACGCGCCGCTGCAGGCGCAGACGGGTTCGCCCGCGCTCCGCATCACGTGGATCGCGCTCAAGCTGGACCCGGAGCTGTGCCCGGAGGCGGTGGAGGCGCGCGGCGGCGGTCTGGAGGGCGCGCAGAAGTGCGTCGTGCGGGCGGCGGACCAGCTGGCGAGCCGGCTGGCCGGGGCCGGGTTCCGGGCCACCGTCCTCACCGAGCAGGAGCTGACCGCCGCGCTCGCCACCTCGACCTGTGCCAGCCCGATGGCGATAGCGCAGGCGGGCCGCGGGCAGGCGCAGGCGCGGCGGACCCAGGAGACGGCGCGGACCTGGCGGGTGGACGACCGGCGGCACACGACGTACTGGGTGGGGCGCTGGCCCCAGCTGGGCGGCGCGGGCGGCGCGGGGGCGTCGATGCCGCAGCTGGTGGCGCTGCTGACCTCGCTGCCCGCGCTGGCGACGACGTTCAGCCTGACGCTGAGCGGCGGTGACCGTCAGGAGGTGACGGTCACCGGACACGTACGGATCACCGGGCGCAGCGACGAGGAGCTGGTGGCCGCCCGGCACGAACTGGAGCGCGCGGCGCGCGGCGTGAAGACGGGTCTGGTGCGGCTCGACCGCGAACAGGTCCCGGGCATGCTGGCGACGCTGCCGCTGGGGGGTGCGCGCTGA
- a CDS encoding SCO5717 family growth-regulating ATPase: MNGDRDEIKGGWNPPVDDQSDADAAEMTGEFTIDYTPPAWYTQNASGGSAGGTATPPPPTGAPVAVPGLPASGGFEPTWAPTPTPPPAAPMPAPAAPPAPAAPAVPVAPAPVVPAPAAPAPVAPTPFGGGDVESGATMRFSPAALKREMEERSADGPAPDQAPPATPAAPVVAPAAPVAAPVASLDTSGTPEAAAVTPGPAADAPAAAPTPESAPEPAPEPAPEPAAVPAPVAGADDPAEAADETAPSGEADPADTEAEAPDATCGTPEATEATGDDNRAEAEPETAPDAGPQEPVAEGLPPVQAAAPVAEQVPAPSQDTPPVEPVQPAPPVPAPAGPQDGVPGPGLPPVQPQPAPGVAPVPPQSAGLPPLPPSFQPATPAPAPQWPAQATPGEQPPAAPLPAAASWPAPPVPAPQPPQGGYGFPQPPVGEQPQPFPGQAQPQPPQAPQPPQAGYGFPHPGQPQPQDVPPAPVPPQPPQAGYGFPHPGQPQDVPPAPVPPQAPQGGYGFPQPGPPQPFPGQAQPPQAGYGFPHPGQPQDVPPAPVPPQAPHAPQSPQPGSLPPDYVVPPAPMPSPVDPRTGAAWPTAVTHDQRERSVPGAPLGYNAAVELSSDRLLRNNKQKPKSSRNPGASARFKLGGKKEEAERQRKLELIRTPVLSCYRIAVISLKGGVGKTTTTTALGATLATERQDKILAIDANPDAGTLGRRVRRETGATIRDLVQAIPYLNSYMDIRRFTSQAPSGLEILANDVDPAVSTTFNDEDYRRAIDVLGKQYPIILTDSGTGLLYSAMRGVLDLADQLIIISTPSVDGASSASTTLDWLSAHGYAELVQRSITVISGVRETGKMIKVEDIVQHFQTRCRGVVVVPFDEHLAAGAEVDLDMMRPKTREAYFHLSAMVAEDFVRAQQAQGLWTGDGQGGLPPHMAPPMPGHQMPGQAAPGQPMPGQPMPGQPAPGQPYPPQAYPPQGQPAPGQPYPGQPYPQPGQPYGAPPAPGQPYGAQPGQPAVPQGWQQPPAQPLPPQADPQGQVPPPNWPQQQPPQPPPAPQQ; this comes from the coding sequence GTGAACGGCGATCGGGACGAGATCAAGGGGGGTTGGAACCCGCCCGTCGACGATCAGTCCGACGCGGACGCCGCCGAGATGACGGGTGAGTTCACCATCGACTACACCCCTCCGGCCTGGTACACCCAGAACGCGTCGGGCGGTTCGGCCGGTGGCACGGCCACGCCTCCCCCGCCGACCGGGGCGCCGGTCGCGGTGCCGGGCCTCCCGGCGAGCGGCGGCTTCGAGCCGACCTGGGCCCCGACGCCGACGCCCCCGCCCGCGGCCCCGATGCCCGCGCCCGCGGCGCCTCCCGCTCCTGCCGCCCCCGCCGTGCCCGTCGCCCCCGCACCGGTCGTCCCGGCTCCGGCCGCGCCCGCGCCCGTCGCGCCGACGCCCTTCGGCGGTGGCGACGTGGAGAGCGGTGCGACCATGCGCTTCTCCCCCGCCGCGCTGAAGCGCGAGATGGAGGAGCGCTCCGCGGACGGGCCCGCCCCGGACCAGGCTCCGCCGGCGACCCCGGCCGCGCCCGTCGTCGCCCCGGCCGCGCCCGTCGCCGCTCCCGTCGCGTCCCTGGACACGAGCGGGACGCCCGAGGCCGCGGCGGTGACGCCCGGGCCGGCGGCGGACGCCCCGGCCGCTGCGCCGACCCCTGAGTCGGCCCCTGAGCCGGCCCCTGAGCCGGCCCCCGAGCCTGCCGCCGTCCCCGCGCCGGTCGCGGGCGCCGACGACCCGGCCGAGGCCGCGGACGAGACCGCCCCGAGCGGCGAGGCCGACCCGGCGGACACCGAGGCGGAGGCGCCGGACGCCACTTGCGGGACGCCCGAGGCGACCGAGGCGACCGGCGACGACAACCGCGCCGAGGCCGAGCCCGAGACCGCCCCGGACGCCGGGCCGCAGGAGCCCGTGGCCGAGGGGCTGCCGCCGGTCCAGGCCGCCGCGCCCGTCGCCGAACAGGTTCCGGCCCCGTCACAGGACACCCCGCCCGTGGAGCCGGTCCAGCCCGCCCCGCCGGTGCCCGCGCCCGCCGGGCCGCAGGACGGCGTCCCGGGCCCCGGCCTGCCGCCGGTCCAGCCCCAGCCCGCGCCCGGCGTGGCCCCCGTGCCGCCGCAGAGCGCCGGACTGCCGCCGCTGCCGCCCTCGTTCCAGCCCGCGACGCCCGCGCCCGCCCCGCAGTGGCCCGCCCAGGCGACCCCCGGCGAGCAGCCGCCCGCCGCGCCGCTGCCCGCCGCAGCGTCCTGGCCCGCCCCGCCGGTGCCCGCGCCGCAGCCGCCGCAGGGGGGATACGGGTTCCCGCAGCCTCCCGTCGGCGAGCAGCCGCAGCCGTTCCCGGGCCAGGCCCAGCCGCAGCCGCCGCAGGCCCCCCAGCCCCCGCAGGCCGGGTACGGCTTCCCGCACCCGGGCCAGCCCCAGCCGCAGGACGTGCCGCCCGCACCCGTACCGCCCCAGCCCCCGCAGGCCGGGTACGGCTTCCCGCACCCGGGCCAGCCGCAGGACGTGCCGCCCGCACCCGTACCGCCGCAGGCGCCGCAGGGCGGGTACGGCTTCCCGCAGCCCGGCCCGCCGCAGCCGTTCCCCGGCCAGGCCCAGCCCCCGCAGGCCGGGTACGGCTTCCCGCACCCGGGCCAGCCGCAGGACGTGCCGCCCGCACCCGTACCGCCGCAGGCACCGCACGCCCCGCAGTCGCCGCAGCCCGGCAGCCTTCCGCCGGACTACGTCGTGCCGCCCGCGCCCATGCCCTCGCCGGTCGATCCGCGCACCGGGGCCGCGTGGCCGACGGCCGTGACGCACGACCAGCGCGAGCGGTCCGTGCCGGGTGCCCCGCTCGGGTACAACGCGGCCGTCGAGCTCTCCTCCGACCGGCTGCTGCGCAACAACAAGCAGAAGCCCAAGTCCAGCCGCAATCCCGGCGCTTCGGCCCGGTTCAAGCTGGGCGGCAAGAAGGAGGAGGCGGAGCGGCAGCGGAAGCTGGAGCTGATCCGGACGCCGGTGCTCTCCTGCTACCGGATCGCGGTCATCTCGCTCAAGGGCGGCGTCGGCAAGACCACGACGACCACCGCGCTGGGCGCGACCCTCGCCACCGAGCGGCAGGACAAGATCCTGGCGATCGACGCCAACCCGGACGCGGGCACGCTCGGGCGCAGGGTGCGCCGCGAGACCGGGGCGACCATCCGCGATCTGGTGCAGGCGATCCCGTACCTCAACTCGTACATGGACATCCGCCGGTTCACCTCGCAGGCGCCGTCCGGTCTGGAGATCCTCGCCAACGACGTGGACCCGGCCGTCTCGACGACCTTCAACGACGAGGACTACCGGCGGGCGATCGACGTCCTGGGCAAGCAGTACCCGATCATCCTGACCGACTCCGGCACCGGTCTGCTCTACAGCGCGATGCGCGGGGTGCTCGACCTGGCCGATCAGCTGATCATCATCTCCACGCCGTCCGTGGACGGCGCCTCCAGCGCCTCCACGACGCTCGACTGGCTCTCCGCGCACGGCTACGCGGAGCTGGTGCAGCGGTCGATCACCGTCATCTCGGGGGTTCGCGAGACCGGCAAGATGATCAAGGTCGAGGACATCGTGCAGCACTTCCAGACGCGCTGCCGCGGCGTGGTCGTCGTGCCCTTCGACGAGCACCTGGCGGCGGGCGCCGAGGTCGACCTCGACATGATGCGGCCCAAGACCCGTGAGGCGTACTTCCACCTCTCCGCGATGGTGGCGGAGGACTTCGTGCGGGCGCAGCAGGCGCAGGGCCTGTGGACCGGCGACGGGCAGGGCGGGCTGCCGCCGCACATGGCCCCGCCGATGCCGGGCCACCAGATGCCGGGCCAGGCCGCACCCGGCCAGCCGATGCCGGGCCAGCCGATGCCCGGTCAGCCGGCGCCCGGTCAGCCGTACCCGCCGCAGGCCTACCCCCCGCAGGGTCAGCCCGCGCCCGGGCAGCCCTATCCGGGCCAGCCCTACCCGCAGCCGGGTCAGCCGTACGGAGCACCGCCCGCACCCGGACAGCCGTACGGGGCGCAGCCTGGCCAGCCCGCCGTGCCGCAGGGCTGGCAGCAGCCTCCGGCGCAGCCGCTCCCGCCGCAGGCCGATCCGCAGGGGCAGGTCCCGCCGCCCAACTGGCCCCAGCAGCAGCCTCCGCAGCCGCCGCCAGCCCCTCAGCAGTAG